Proteins encoded together in one Desulfuromonas sp. window:
- a CDS encoding inositol monophosphatase — translation MLTETAVSAARSGAGILMEKFGTDIRIEHKGEVDLVTEADKAAEAAIVATIRERFPTHDIIAEEGDYGVRTSDHCWIIDPLDGTTNYAHGFPWFAVSIGLEVAGEIITGVVYNPCNDELFVAKKGEGATLNGRPILVSSIPDLDQSLLATGFPYDRKTTPDNNYDHFVNFQQAAQACRRPGVASLDLACVAAGRFDGYWEMKLKPWDVAAGMLLVVESGGTLSDFCGNTANIYKPEIVASNGRIHQPMLAVLSQAVRR, via the coding sequence ATGCTGACTGAAACGGCGGTGTCCGCAGCCCGGTCGGGGGCAGGCATCCTGATGGAGAAGTTCGGTACCGACATCAGGATCGAACACAAGGGTGAAGTCGATCTGGTAACGGAGGCCGACAAGGCGGCTGAAGCAGCAATTGTTGCCACCATCAGGGAGCGTTTTCCGACCCATGACATTATCGCTGAAGAAGGGGATTATGGTGTCAGGACAAGTGATCACTGCTGGATTATTGATCCACTTGACGGTACGACCAATTACGCTCATGGCTTTCCCTGGTTTGCCGTTTCGATCGGGTTGGAGGTCGCCGGTGAGATCATTACCGGCGTCGTCTACAACCCGTGCAATGATGAACTGTTCGTTGCCAAAAAAGGGGAGGGAGCGACCCTTAATGGCCGACCGATCCTGGTTTCATCGATACCGGACCTTGACCAGTCTCTGTTGGCAACCGGCTTTCCTTATGATCGAAAAACGACCCCGGACAATAATTATGATCACTTTGTCAATTTTCAACAAGCGGCCCAGGCCTGCCGTCGTCCCGGTGTTGCCAGCCTTGATCTTGCCTGTGTTGCCGCCGGTCGTTTCGATGGGTACTGGGAGATGAAGCTGAAACCGTGGGATGTCGCGGCCGGGATGCTGCTTGTTGTTGAATCGGGCGGCACTCTGTCAGATTTTTGCGGCAATACTGCCAATATTTATAAGCCGGAAATTGTTGCCAGTAATGGCCGTATTCATCAACCGATGCTCGCTGTTCTCAGCCAGGCTGTTCGACGATGA
- a CDS encoding DNA-3-methyladenine glycosylase I — protein MPLNRCKWAGEDPLMVAYHDSEWGVPVHDDRLLFEFLILEGAQAGLSWQTILNKREGYRQVFADFDPVRIAEFTPDTEEALRKNPAIIRNRLKISSAVSNAQAFLKIQEAFGSFDRYLWSFFDALPIQNSWQNWREIPAQTPESELLSKDLKKRGFRFVGPTICYAFMQAVGMVNDHTTDCFRYTELT, from the coding sequence ATGCCCCTCAACCGCTGTAAATGGGCAGGAGAAGACCCCCTGATGGTTGCTTATCATGACTCTGAATGGGGTGTCCCGGTTCATGACGACCGTTTACTGTTCGAGTTCCTCATTCTGGAAGGCGCCCAGGCCGGTCTTTCCTGGCAGACCATCCTTAACAAGCGAGAGGGATATCGGCAGGTGTTTGCCGATTTTGATCCGGTCCGGATTGCTGAATTTACACCCGATACCGAGGAAGCGTTACGCAAAAATCCGGCAATTATCCGCAACCGGCTAAAAATTTCATCAGCGGTCAGTAATGCGCAGGCATTTTTGAAAATCCAGGAAGCATTCGGCAGTTTTGATCGGTATCTCTGGAGTTTTTTCGATGCGCTGCCAATACAAAACAGCTGGCAGAACTGGCGTGAGATTCCGGCCCAGACTCCGGAATCTGAACTCCTCAGCAAGGATCTCAAAAAACGCGGCTTCCGTTTTGTCGGACCGACGATCTGCTATGCCTTCATGCAAGCAGTCGGCATGGTCAATGATCACACCACCGACTGTTTTCGATATACTGAGCTTACGTAA
- a CDS encoding fructose-bisphosphatase class I yields MASTERGQTKFQINLRRYLRETGVDRDLTRIICEIANASKYIINAIRTGDLGVAGTSNLYGEQQLALDVLSDRIITKRLIHSGVVANIASEEVDQITPVTYPTNGRYSIAFDPLDGSSLVDVNLAVGTIVSIYEGDNLLQPGRNQVAALYVLYGPRTTMVVSTGNGVHEFAMNLLMEFDLVEENIKLEGPARVYAPGGTRTKYSPGTEKFAQYLENSGTKLRYSGGFVPDINQVLIKRGGVFMYPHLSDLPDGKLRVLYELNPMAFLIEQAGGAASTGKGPILDYLPKEIDDRAPIFIGSKAEIEMLEKFIAEEG; encoded by the coding sequence ATGGCATCAACTGAACGGGGACAAACCAAATTTCAGATCAATCTACGCCGGTATCTACGCGAAACAGGGGTCGACCGGGATCTAACCCGGATTATCTGTGAGATTGCCAATGCATCGAAATATATTATCAATGCTATCCGTACTGGTGACCTCGGCGTTGCCGGAACATCGAACCTCTACGGTGAGCAGCAACTGGCACTTGATGTGTTGTCTGACCGGATTATTACAAAACGGCTGATACATTCCGGCGTCGTCGCCAATATCGCTTCTGAGGAAGTAGACCAGATTACACCGGTAACATATCCGACAAACGGGCGTTATTCGATTGCCTTCGATCCGCTCGACGGTTCATCGCTGGTTGATGTCAATCTGGCTGTTGGAACGATCGTTTCTATTTATGAGGGTGACAACCTTCTGCAACCGGGGCGCAACCAGGTTGCGGCGTTGTATGTGTTGTATGGTCCGAGAACCACTATGGTCGTATCAACCGGTAACGGCGTTCATGAATTTGCGATGAATCTGCTGATGGAATTTGATCTCGTCGAAGAGAATATCAAACTTGAAGGTCCGGCCAGGGTCTACGCCCCGGGTGGTACCCGGACGAAATACTCTCCCGGCACCGAGAAGTTTGCCCAGTATCTGGAAAACAGCGGAACCAAGCTCCGTTACAGCGGTGGATTTGTTCCGGATATCAATCAGGTTCTGATCAAGCGGGGTGGCGTCTTCATGTACCCGCACTTGAGTGATCTACCCGATGGCAAACTCCGTGTTTTGTACGAACTGAATCCAATGGCTTTTTTGATTGAACAGGCCGGTGGTGCGGCCTCGACCGGCAAGGGTCCAATCCTTGACTATCTGCCGAAGGAAATTGATGATCGTGCTCCGATCTTCATCGGGAGCAAGGCGGAAATCGAAATGTTGGAGAAGTTTATCGCGGAAGAGGGTTGA
- the msrB gene encoding peptide-methionine (R)-S-oxide reductase gives MTDKVEKSAEEWSRILPPDVFHITRQQGTEAAFSGKFWNHKEHGIYRCVACGQDLFHSDTKYDSGTGWPSFYEPVAPENVGTETDTKFFMVRTEVHCSRCDSHLGHVFPDGPKPTGDRYCLNSASLAFEPIKKED, from the coding sequence GTGACCGATAAAGTTGAAAAGTCCGCCGAAGAGTGGAGCAGGATCCTGCCGCCGGATGTTTTTCACATCACCCGCCAGCAGGGGACCGAAGCCGCCTTTTCCGGAAAGTTCTGGAACCACAAGGAACATGGTATATATCGATGCGTTGCCTGCGGACAGGACCTCTTTCACTCCGATACCAAATACGATTCCGGTACCGGCTGGCCGAGTTTCTATGAGCCGGTCGCGCCGGAGAATGTCGGAACCGAAACTGACACCAAGTTCTTCATGGTCCGCACCGAGGTCCATTGCAGCCGCTGCGACTCGCACCTCGGACACGTCTTCCCGGACGGACCGAAACCGACCGGCGACCGCTATTGCCTCAACTCGGCATCACTGGCATTTGAACCGATAAAAAAAGAGGACTGA
- a CDS encoding sulfate transporter CysZ has product MVKNSIVGFAAGFSYPFKAGRYLLANPGLILYVLIPFLINTVVFAGAVWFGLDFFEETVTTMIPQGDAWYWAFLYYFLWLVAIVATALLFFFLFAVVGNLIASPFNDLLSEKTELLLTGRQNDERFRLGTFLRESLRILFDDMLKIAAFIGGMLVLLILLLLPAVGPVLYSVLSIIWTALFLVIEYTGFIFARHQKKFSDQRQFIRQRKMASLGFGLGSLCLLAIPFLQFFTIPLGVVGAVHFWYDSTRQQITGGSDAD; this is encoded by the coding sequence ATGGTGAAAAACAGTATCGTCGGTTTTGCGGCCGGCTTCTCCTACCCGTTCAAGGCCGGGCGTTATCTTCTGGCCAATCCCGGGTTGATTCTTTATGTGCTGATACCCTTTCTGATCAACACCGTTGTCTTCGCCGGTGCCGTCTGGTTCGGTCTTGATTTTTTTGAGGAAACGGTCACCACGATGATCCCGCAAGGTGACGCCTGGTATTGGGCGTTTCTCTATTATTTCCTCTGGTTAGTTGCGATTGTCGCGACGGCACTCCTTTTTTTCTTCCTCTTTGCCGTGGTCGGCAATCTGATCGCTTCCCCTTTTAATGATCTGCTGTCGGAAAAGACCGAATTGCTTCTGACCGGCCGGCAGAATGATGAGCGCTTCCGGCTCGGAACTTTCCTGCGTGAGAGCCTTCGCATTCTGTTTGATGATATGCTCAAAATTGCGGCTTTTATTGGCGGGATGCTTGTCCTTCTGATCCTGCTATTATTACCGGCGGTCGGGCCGGTGCTCTATTCGGTGCTGTCGATCATCTGGACAGCGCTTTTTCTGGTCATTGAATACACCGGGTTTATCTTCGCCCGCCACCAGAAGAAGTTCAGCGATCAGCGGCAGTTTATCAGGCAGCGAAAAATGGCTTCGCTCGGTTTTGGACTCGGTTCTCTCTGCCTGCTGGCGATCCCTTTCCTACAGTTTTTTACGATACCGCTCGGTGTGGTCGGGGCGGTGCATTTCTGGTACGACAGTACCCGCCAGCAGATTACCGGAGGTTCTGATGCTGACTGA
- a CDS encoding transcriptional regulator (indirectly regulates nitrogen metabolism; at high nitrogen levels P-II prevents the phosphorylation of NR-I, the transcriptional activator of the glutamine synthetase gene (glnA); at low nitrogen levels P-II is uridylylated to form PII-UMP and interacts with an adenylyltransferase (GlnE) that activates GlnA), with the protein MKKVECIIKPFKLDDVKAALSELGVAGMTVSEVRGFGRQKGHTELYRGAEYQIDFIPKVKIELVVPADQVSEVVELVQKEACTGKIGDGKIFVLEVEKAVRIRTGEEGPDSL; encoded by the coding sequence ATGAAGAAAGTTGAATGCATTATCAAGCCGTTCAAGCTTGACGACGTCAAGGCGGCACTGTCTGAACTCGGCGTTGCCGGTATGACCGTCAGCGAGGTCCGTGGTTTCGGACGTCAGAAAGGTCACACCGAGCTCTACCGTGGAGCTGAGTACCAGATCGATTTTATTCCCAAGGTTAAAATCGAACTGGTTGTGCCGGCTGATCAGGTCAGTGAAGTTGTTGAGCTGGTTCAGAAGGAAGCCTGCACCGGCAAGATCGGTGACGGCAAGATTTTTGTTCTCGAAGTCGAAAAAGCGGTTCGTATCCGTACCGGCGAAGAGGGCCCGGATTCACTTTAA
- the cobO gene encoding cob(I)yrinic acid a,c-diamide adenosyltransferase, with protein sequence METKKPEPVEVTKYEPKKKQGLVLVITGHGKGKTTAALGMVLRAVGHGMKVGIIQFMKGDMYAGEWDGIKKLGHCVELFSTGKGFCGILGNPYSREEHRENAQYAIALAMEKISEQAYDLLILDEINNARQLKLVDIEQVIELIKSRPAQMHLVLTGRDAHPDVIELADTVSEVNEIKHAYRKDIEPQPGIDY encoded by the coding sequence ATGGAAACAAAAAAACCGGAACCGGTCGAAGTTACGAAATACGAACCGAAAAAGAAGCAGGGCCTCGTGCTCGTGATCACCGGTCACGGCAAGGGGAAGACGACGGCTGCTCTCGGCATGGTTCTGCGCGCTGTCGGGCATGGCATGAAGGTCGGAATCATCCAGTTCATGAAAGGTGATATGTACGCCGGTGAATGGGATGGTATCAAGAAACTGGGACATTGTGTTGAACTCTTTTCAACCGGCAAAGGCTTCTGCGGGATCCTCGGTAATCCGTATTCGCGCGAAGAGCATCGCGAAAACGCCCAGTATGCAATTGCTCTCGCCATGGAAAAAATTTCGGAACAGGCCTATGATTTACTCATTCTCGATGAAATTAATAATGCGCGTCAGCTGAAACTGGTCGATATTGAGCAGGTCATTGAACTGATCAAGTCCCGCCCCGCCCAGATGCATCTGGTCCTGACCGGTCGTGATGCCCATCCCGACGTGATTGAGTTGGCCGATACCGTCAGTGAAGTCAATGAAATAAAACACGCCTATCGCAAGGACATCGAACCGCAACCCGGCATCGATTACTGA
- a CDS encoding TraB family protein: MTLEGRPLTTATPSDLHRITLDDREIILIGTAHVSRESIETVKNVISAENPDTVCVELDEQRLKALQDKNHWESLNIFQVVRKGQAPFLMANLALASFQKRMGMQTGVRPGAELAAAVECARENAAHVELVDRNIRTTLLRAWRKTGFWKKMNLLAVLFASMFESQKVDEEELARLRETDTLSAMLEEMGELLPSVKTILVDERDTFMAHYIRQAPGKRIVAVVGAAHLPGIIRKIKNEADPAIISEISTIPEKPLISRFIPWLIPVIVAALFIVGFFLGDRERFTEAAVAWILANGILSAIGTLFAFGHPLTVVTAFVAAPITSLNPTIGAGMVTALVQAFIAAPTVGDLEHVGDDLTSVRGWWTNKTTRVLLVFFFSSLGSAIGTFVAFGWLKDIL; encoded by the coding sequence ATGACTTTGGAAGGCAGACCATTGACTACCGCCACACCCTCGGATCTTCATCGAATCACCCTTGATGATCGGGAAATTATCCTGATCGGAACCGCGCATGTTTCCCGGGAATCTATCGAAACCGTCAAAAATGTAATATCTGCCGAAAACCCGGACACTGTCTGCGTCGAACTCGACGAACAACGCCTGAAAGCATTGCAGGACAAGAACCATTGGGAATCACTTAATATCTTTCAGGTCGTCCGCAAGGGACAAGCACCCTTCCTGATGGCAAATCTTGCTCTGGCTTCTTTTCAGAAAAGAATGGGAATGCAGACCGGTGTCCGACCGGGAGCCGAGTTAGCCGCCGCCGTCGAATGTGCGAGGGAGAATGCTGCGCATGTCGAACTTGTTGATCGCAATATCAGGACAACCCTTTTGCGGGCCTGGCGGAAGACCGGATTCTGGAAAAAGATGAACCTACTGGCAGTCCTCTTCGCCAGCATGTTCGAATCGCAGAAAGTCGATGAGGAAGAACTGGCGCGGCTACGCGAAACCGACACGTTGTCGGCCATGCTCGAAGAGATGGGCGAACTCCTCCCTTCAGTCAAAACCATTCTGGTTGATGAACGTGACACTTTCATGGCGCATTATATCCGCCAGGCCCCCGGCAAAAGAATTGTTGCCGTCGTCGGAGCCGCGCACCTGCCGGGCATTATCAGAAAGATCAAAAACGAGGCGGACCCCGCGATCATATCCGAAATCTCGACAATTCCGGAGAAGCCACTTATCTCCAGATTTATCCCCTGGCTGATTCCGGTCATTGTTGCCGCCCTCTTCATCGTTGGATTTTTTCTCGGTGACCGTGAGCGGTTCACTGAAGCGGCAGTCGCCTGGATTCTCGCCAACGGAATCCTCTCGGCAATTGGCACTCTATTCGCTTTCGGCCACCCGCTGACTGTTGTCACGGCATTCGTTGCGGCCCCGATTACATCACTGAACCCGACTATTGGCGCCGGCATGGTGACCGCTCTGGTCCAGGCGTTTATTGCCGCTCCGACGGTCGGCGACCTTGAACATGTCGGCGACGATCTGACTTCGGTTCGCGGATGGTGGACCAACAAAACAACCCGGGTGCTGCTGGTATTCTTCTTTTCATCTCTGGGCTCCGCCATCGGGACATTCGTCGCCTTCGGCTGGCTCAAGGATATTCTTTAA
- a CDS encoding ammonium transporter, with protein MKKFVSIITLGLLAIPTLALAEDAPVSELSFVLNTFSFLVMGILVMWMAAGFGMLEAGLVRQKNVATICLKNISLFGIAGILFYICGYNLMYAGVDGGYVGSFGLWAADDAAALAGDYSSGYAAASDWFFQMVFCGAACSIVSGCVAERIKLWSFLLFCAVLCGIIYPIQGSWGWGGGWLSEMGFADYAGSTIVHSVGGWAALTGAIILGARKGKYNKTGGINPMPGSNIPLATLGTFILWMGWYGFNGGSVLALGDAASAIEMSNVMANTNMAACGGMIAAMIMVQIMYKKVDVTMGLNGALAGLVSITAGPATPSLGAATLIGAVGGILCVLAVPFFDKLKIDDVVGALSVHLVCGIWGTMAVPITDDGASFATQFIGVIATGAFVMIASAIVWMIIKFTIGIRASEEEEFKGLDVTEIGMEAYPDFQKINT; from the coding sequence ATGAAAAAGTTTGTCTCGATTATCACTCTTGGTCTTCTGGCGATTCCGACTCTCGCTCTGGCCGAAGATGCTCCGGTTTCGGAACTGTCGTTCGTACTGAACACCTTTTCGTTCCTGGTGATGGGCATCCTGGTCATGTGGATGGCTGCCGGTTTCGGTATGCTTGAAGCAGGTCTGGTCCGTCAGAAAAACGTTGCGACCATCTGCCTGAAGAACATCTCGCTGTTCGGCATCGCCGGCATCCTGTTCTACATCTGTGGTTATAATTTGATGTACGCCGGTGTTGACGGTGGTTATGTCGGTTCTTTCGGCCTCTGGGCTGCTGATGATGCTGCTGCCCTTGCCGGTGATTATTCGTCTGGATACGCTGCTGCTTCTGACTGGTTCTTCCAGATGGTCTTCTGCGGCGCGGCTTGTTCGATCGTGTCCGGTTGCGTTGCTGAGCGGATCAAGCTCTGGTCGTTCCTGCTGTTCTGCGCCGTACTTTGTGGAATTATCTACCCGATCCAGGGTTCCTGGGGCTGGGGTGGCGGTTGGCTGTCGGAAATGGGCTTCGCTGACTACGCCGGTTCGACCATCGTTCACTCGGTCGGCGGTTGGGCTGCTCTGACCGGTGCCATCATTCTTGGCGCCCGTAAAGGCAAGTACAACAAAACTGGTGGCATCAACCCGATGCCTGGCTCCAACATTCCTCTTGCTACCCTCGGTACCTTCATCCTGTGGATGGGCTGGTACGGATTTAACGGCGGTTCTGTGCTTGCACTTGGCGATGCCGCTTCGGCGATTGAAATGTCGAACGTTATGGCCAATACCAACATGGCCGCTTGCGGCGGTATGATCGCAGCCATGATCATGGTTCAGATCATGTACAAGAAAGTTGATGTCACCATGGGACTGAACGGTGCTCTGGCTGGTCTGGTCTCAATCACTGCCGGTCCGGCAACTCCGTCTCTCGGTGCTGCGACCCTGATCGGCGCTGTCGGTGGTATCCTCTGTGTCCTGGCCGTTCCGTTCTTCGACAAGTTGAAGATTGACGACGTTGTCGGTGCTCTTTCGGTTCACCTGGTGTGCGGTATCTGGGGCACCATGGCAGTACCTATTACTGACGACGGCGCCAGCTTCGCGACCCAGTTCATCGGCGTGATCGCTACCGGTGCTTTCGTGATGATCGCATCTGCAATCGTCTGGATGATTATCAAGTTCACCATCGGCATCCGTGCCAGCGAAGAGGAAGAATTCAAGGGCCTCGACGTTACCGAAATCGGTATGGAAGCTTATCCGGATTTCCAGAAGATCAACACATAA
- a CDS encoding ATPase has translation MSIDWTISHAAIWRQYNRTLRPVRDIDPVQLADLIGIDQQKQQVVTNTERFLCGNPANNVLLWGARGTGKSSLVKAVFNAFRSKSLRLVEVDKDDLVNLPEIVDGLREQPYKFIVFCDDLSFETGESVFKHLKSVLEGSVEVAPANVLVYATSNRRHLLPERMSDNLQTELVDGEIHYADAVEERISLSDRFGLWVAFYPGSLENYLSIVDHLFREYSGNREELHAAAKLFAAARAARSGRTARQFYNHYHKSDPD, from the coding sequence TTGTCGATCGATTGGACAATCAGCCATGCTGCAATCTGGCGGCAATACAACCGGACACTCCGCCCGGTGCGGGATATCGATCCCGTACAACTTGCCGACCTGATCGGTATCGATCAACAGAAGCAACAGGTTGTCACCAATACCGAGCGGTTTCTTTGCGGAAACCCGGCAAATAATGTTTTGCTATGGGGGGCACGCGGCACCGGGAAATCTTCCCTGGTTAAAGCTGTTTTCAATGCTTTTCGCAGCAAGAGCCTACGCCTTGTTGAAGTCGACAAGGATGACCTGGTGAATTTGCCGGAAATCGTCGATGGCCTGCGTGAACAACCGTACAAATTTATCGTATTCTGTGACGATCTTTCCTTTGAAACCGGCGAAAGCGTATTCAAGCATTTGAAAAGCGTGCTCGAAGGTTCTGTCGAAGTGGCACCTGCCAACGTTCTTGTCTATGCGACTTCCAATCGCCGCCATTTGCTTCCGGAGCGCATGAGCGACAATCTTCAGACCGAGCTGGTCGACGGTGAAATTCATTACGCAGATGCCGTTGAAGAGCGCATTTCCCTCTCCGACCGTTTTGGCCTCTGGGTCGCCTTTTATCCGGGAAGCCTGGAGAATTATTTGTCAATTGTCGATCACCTGTTCCGGGAATATTCGGGCAACAGGGAAGAACTCCATGCCGCGGCCAAGCTGTTCGCCGCCGCCAGGGCCGCACGTAGCGGTCGTACCGCGCGCCAGTTCTATAACCACTATCACAAATCTGATCCAGACTGA
- a CDS encoding serine/threonine protein phosphatase: MRIRAGGLSDIGQRRKNNEDSFSLDERQSFYVVADGVGGQPAGEIASRLVTDRLPEFLAKQQGEGKPEELLGSAISEVNDLLRREAERNPAWRGMSTTVVAAWFRDDEVCLANVGDSRAYLVRGQVLEQLSEDHTVLAEQQRQGLADVGTTSRMAHVLTRCLGLESEIEASLATIAAKDGDRILLCSDGLTDSLSEDVIRSIILSASGPGEACRMLIELANRNGGHDNITVLLIFLEEGTLKTKITNLFGRRS, encoded by the coding sequence ATGAGAATTCGGGCAGGAGGGTTGAGCGATATCGGTCAACGCCGGAAGAATAACGAAGACAGCTTCTCTCTCGACGAACGACAGTCCTTTTATGTCGTTGCCGATGGTGTCGGCGGGCAACCGGCCGGGGAGATTGCCAGCCGTCTGGTGACCGATCGACTACCGGAATTTCTGGCAAAGCAACAGGGAGAAGGTAAGCCTGAAGAGCTTCTCGGCAGTGCCATCAGTGAAGTCAATGATCTCCTCCGGCGGGAGGCGGAGCGCAATCCGGCCTGGCGTGGAATGTCAACAACCGTAGTCGCGGCCTGGTTTCGGGATGACGAAGTCTGTCTCGCCAACGTTGGCGATTCCCGGGCCTATCTGGTTAGAGGCCAGGTGTTGGAGCAACTTAGCGAGGATCACACGGTGCTGGCTGAACAGCAGCGCCAAGGTCTGGCTGATGTCGGGACCACCAGCCGCATGGCCCACGTTTTGACCCGCTGTCTCGGCCTGGAAAGCGAAATCGAGGCCTCGTTGGCCACGATAGCGGCTAAAGACGGCGACCGGATTCTGCTCTGCAGTGACGGTCTGACCGATTCACTCTCCGAAGATGTTATCCGCTCGATTATCCTGTCTGCATCCGGACCGGGAGAAGCGTGTCGGATGCTGATTGAACTCGCCAATCGCAACGGTGGGCATGACAATATTACGGTCTTGCTGATATTTCTTGAAGAGGGTACATTGAAAACAAAAATTACCAATCTGTTTGGTCGGAGGTCCTGA